In Bacillota bacterium, a genomic segment contains:
- a CDS encoding sugar phosphate isomerase/epimerase codes for MSHLKLACCLIQWAGETRRDLEKALREVANAGWDGVESYVVDSAEESVCVATLARRYNLHWVDVICRDPIQMVKYNIALGNAAVEVPMRARRDYGEDNPTDADYERAARTLDEVLAFCRTHHIKGYHHAHLGTMIETVRDAERLLAAAADLYLLLDTGHLLAAGCDLLQVFRSDTLRHRIAHVHLKDFHADDPRTQNHRPCKWGEQGRFAELGNGDFAPDVKGVLEALGEVGYDGWVSVELDRPYPVRPPADAARANREYLRSLGY; via the coding sequence ATGTCTCACCTCAAGCTCGCCTGTTGTCTCATCCAGTGGGCGGGCGAAACAAGAAGAGACCTCGAAAAAGCGCTGCGCGAGGTAGCAAATGCGGGCTGGGACGGCGTCGAGAGCTATGTCGTCGACAGCGCCGAGGAGTCGGTGTGTGTGGCGACCCTGGCGCGTCGCTACAACCTGCACTGGGTCGATGTCATCTGCCGGGACCCCATACAGATGGTCAAGTACAATATTGCCCTCGGCAATGCTGCGGTGGAAGTACCGATGAGGGCACGCAGGGATTATGGCGAGGACAACCCGACCGACGCCGACTATGAGCGAGCAGCCCGTACCTTGGATGAAGTACTGGCATTCTGCCGGACCCATCACATCAAGGGCTACCATCATGCGCATCTCGGGACGATGATAGAGACAGTGCGAGATGCCGAGCGCCTGCTGGCGGCGGCCGCCGATCTCTATCTGCTGCTGGACACCGGTCATCTCCTGGCAGCCGGCTGTGACCTTCTGCAGGTCTTCAGAAGCGATACCCTGCGCCATCGCATTGCACACGTGCACTTGAAGGACTTTCACGCCGACGATCCCAGAACCCAGAATCACCGCCCATGCAAGTGGGGCGAGCAAGGTCGCTTTGCCGAGCTTGGCAACGGCGACTTCGCGCCGGACGTCAAGGGGGTACTGGAGGCTCTAGGAGAGGTGGGCTACGATGGCTGGGTTTCCGTAGAATTGGACCGCCCCTACCCGGTACGACCTCCTGCCGACGCCGCTCGAGCTAACCGAGAATATCTGCGCAGCCTGGGCTACTGA